In the genome of Flaviflexus ciconiae, one region contains:
- the nrdR gene encoding transcriptional regulator NrdR — protein sequence MHCPFCHNTDSRVIDSRSLDEGQAIRRRRECPVCKRRFTTTETASLVVVKRSGVTEPFSREKIIDGVLKACQNRPVTRDDLAVLASQVEENVRATGAAHINSDDIGRAILGPLRELDQIAYLRFASVYLNFEDLDDFQAAIEELKESGGELAPAGDSEQ from the coding sequence ATGCATTGCCCGTTCTGCCACAACACAGATTCCCGCGTCATTGACTCCCGTTCGCTCGATGAGGGTCAGGCCATTCGACGTCGTCGCGAGTGCCCCGTGTGCAAGCGGAGATTCACGACAACCGAGACGGCATCCCTCGTCGTCGTCAAGCGTTCGGGTGTCACTGAACCTTTCTCACGAGAGAAGATCATTGACGGTGTCTTGAAGGCATGCCAGAACAGGCCCGTCACCCGAGACGACCTGGCGGTCCTTGCGAGCCAGGTGGAAGAGAATGTGCGCGCCACCGGTGCCGCCCACATCAATTCCGACGACATCGGTCGCGCAATCCTTGGCCCGCTTCGTGAGCTCGATCAGATCGCTTACCTGCGCTTCGCTTCCGTCTACCTCAACTTCGAAGATCTCGATGACTTCCAGGCGGCCATCGAGGAACTCAAGGAATCGGGTGGCGAACTTGCTCCGGCTGGCGATAGTGAGCAGTAG
- a CDS encoding AMP-binding protein, whose amino-acid sequence MARAHYPAGVPDEIELPTVPLTDLLDRAVAAFPKRHAIDFIGQKTSYEELSELVKKTASMLSLAGVKKGDVVAAILPNCPQHVALAYATWSLGATLAEHNPLAKTSELIAQLDNHGGKIVVGWEKTLTDLADHLPGRTIFAVNLTAALPKRSQMLLKLPIKAAKAQKKKMRGRVPDHVYSFEKMVASAPASFVGETPGMDDVAVYLHTGGTTGVPKAVCLTHMNLMSNYTQVITWLHEFKRGEETIASILPFFHAFGMMLSLVLSIGLGATQDILPSFDPKMLIAANKRHPITFFGGVPPMYEKILAEIGDDPNPFTKLRYSVSGAMALLPELAAQWEEKTDSLVIEGYGMTESSPVLSGSPVSPARRPSTLGLPFPSVDAKVVNPDNIEEEMPLGEVGELLVRGPNVFVGYLNQPEETAATLIDGEWLRTGDLVRWDDGFLVMADRRKEMIIRSGFNVYPSQVEEAVRSMPGIRDVAVVGMPDGSAGEAVVAALVLEPGASIDLENVRKWTQDKLSNYSMPKSIAVFDELPRSQLGKVMRRSVREQLDDLELQAGQWRKKLSETGDELRERASEFRHRMDSSREKPAGNANAPQPDQSARDQSASSDDTCDK is encoded by the coding sequence ATGGCGCGTGCCCACTATCCTGCCGGAGTACCCGACGAGATCGAGCTTCCGACAGTTCCATTGACCGACCTGCTTGATCGCGCGGTCGCCGCTTTCCCAAAGAGGCACGCGATTGACTTCATCGGACAGAAGACCAGTTACGAAGAGCTGAGCGAACTCGTCAAGAAGACCGCCTCCATGCTGTCGCTGGCCGGCGTAAAGAAGGGCGATGTTGTCGCCGCGATCCTTCCCAACTGCCCCCAGCACGTGGCACTCGCCTACGCTACCTGGTCGCTCGGCGCGACCCTGGCCGAACACAATCCGCTCGCTAAGACGAGCGAGCTCATCGCCCAGCTCGACAATCACGGCGGCAAGATTGTCGTTGGCTGGGAAAAGACCCTAACGGATCTCGCCGACCACCTGCCCGGCAGGACAATCTTTGCGGTCAACCTGACGGCCGCCCTCCCCAAGCGTTCCCAGATGCTCCTGAAGCTTCCAATCAAGGCCGCAAAGGCGCAGAAGAAGAAGATGAGGGGCCGCGTGCCCGATCACGTTTACTCCTTCGAGAAGATGGTGGCCTCGGCACCGGCTTCGTTTGTCGGCGAGACGCCGGGCATGGACGACGTGGCCGTCTACCTCCACACGGGTGGCACAACAGGTGTGCCGAAGGCCGTGTGCCTCACCCACATGAACCTGATGTCGAACTACACGCAGGTCATCACCTGGCTCCACGAGTTCAAACGTGGCGAGGAGACCATTGCGTCGATCCTGCCGTTCTTCCACGCCTTCGGCATGATGCTGTCCCTTGTCCTCTCGATCGGCCTCGGTGCTACGCAGGACATCCTTCCCAGCTTCGACCCGAAGATGCTGATCGCCGCAAACAAGCGTCACCCCATCACATTCTTCGGGGGTGTTCCCCCGATGTACGAGAAGATCCTCGCCGAGATTGGCGACGACCCGAACCCGTTCACGAAGCTCCGCTATTCGGTATCCGGCGCCATGGCGCTCCTTCCCGAGCTCGCCGCTCAGTGGGAAGAGAAGACCGACTCCCTCGTCATCGAGGGCTACGGCATGACCGAGTCCTCCCCCGTGCTCTCCGGTTCTCCCGTTTCCCCCGCACGCAGGCCCTCCACCCTCGGGCTTCCCTTCCCGTCTGTCGACGCAAAGGTCGTGAACCCCGACAACATTGAAGAGGAGATGCCGTTGGGAGAGGTTGGCGAGCTGCTCGTTCGCGGACCGAATGTCTTTGTCGGCTACCTCAACCAGCCCGAGGAAACTGCTGCCACCCTGATCGACGGCGAATGGCTCCGCACGGGTGACCTCGTCCGCTGGGACGATGGCTTCCTGGTCATGGCCGACCGCCGCAAAGAAATGATCATCCGTTCCGGCTTCAACGTCTACCCCTCGCAGGTTGAGGAAGCTGTCCGCTCCATGCCCGGCATCCGCGACGTCGCCGTTGTCGGCATGCCCGACGGATCCGCAGGCGAAGCCGTCGTTGCTGCGCTCGTTCTTGAGCCCGGCGCTTCAATTGATCTGGAGAATGTGCGCAAGTGGACCCAGGACAAGCTCTCCAACTACTCGATGCCCAAGTCCATCGCCGTCTTCGACGAGCTCCCCCGCTCCCAGCTCGGCAAGGTCATGAGGCGCTCCGTCCGCGAGCAACTCGACGATCTCGAGCTTCAGGCCGGCCAGTGGCGGAAGAAGCTTTCCGAAACCGGCGATGAACTACGCGAACGCGCCAGCGAATTCCGCCACCGCATGGATAGCTCACGGGAAAAGCCTGCGGGCAATGCAAATGCACCCCAGCCCGACCAATCAGCACGTGATCAGTCCGCGAGTAGCGACGACACTTGCGACAAGTAG